One Streptomyces sp. NBC_00223 genomic window carries:
- a CDS encoding inorganic diphosphatase, whose product MEFDVTIEIPKGSRNKYEVDHETGRIRLDRRLFTSTSYPADYGFVENTLGEDGDPLDALVILDEPTFPGCLITCRAIGMFRMTDEAGGDDKVLCVPASDPRVEHLRDIHHVSEFDRLEIQHFFEVYKDLEPGKSVEGADWVGRAEAEAEIEESFRRLKEQGGH is encoded by the coding sequence TTGGAGTTCGACGTCACGATCGAGATCCCGAAGGGTTCGCGGAACAAGTACGAGGTGGACCACGAGACCGGTCGTATCCGCCTGGACCGGCGGCTCTTCACGTCGACCAGCTACCCGGCCGACTACGGCTTCGTCGAGAACACCCTCGGCGAGGACGGGGACCCGCTGGACGCGCTGGTCATTCTGGACGAGCCGACGTTTCCCGGCTGCCTCATCACGTGCCGGGCGATCGGCATGTTCCGGATGACGGACGAGGCCGGCGGTGACGACAAGGTGCTCTGCGTGCCCGCGTCCGACCCGCGGGTGGAGCACCTGCGTGACATTCACCACGTCAGTGAGTTCGACCGGCTGGAGATCCAGCACTTCTTCGAGGTCTACAAGGACCTGGAGCCCGGCAAGTCCGTCGAAGGCGCGGACTGGGTGGGCCGCGCGGAGGCCGAGGCGGAGATCGAGGAGTCCTTCCGCCGCCTCAAGGAGCAGGGCGGTCACTGA
- a CDS encoding threonine/serine ThrE exporter family protein gives MNGERHDGGRGPDEQPPERPPGPSAAPGAPAGAGARDVPGVRSGFTPPEGIPVVVLPPDDARWQDRMRAYIRLPATERPALPPGRSEAAPTASVPRVLDLTLRIGELLLAGGEGAEDVEAAMFGVAFAYGLARVEPTVTFTLIGISYQPSLTETPVTMSRTVRRRGTDYTRLAAVFQLVDAITAHEATLEEAYRRLTVIRRNRHPYSNWTLTAASGLLAGAASVLVGGSPVIFAAAALAAMLGDRLAWLLAGRGLPEFYQFAVAAMPAAAMGVVVDRYAHWIPGAGGVQSSAVITGGLFALLPGRALVAAVQDGLTGYYITASARLLEVMYLVVGIVIGVTLVLYAGVSLGADLNPELRLRAYNHPWVQLLAAMVVTLAFAVLLQCDRSVLLLVTLNGGVAWTVFGVLHQSAGGNQVAATAAAAGLVGLFGQLMARYRYVSVLPYVTAAIGPLLPGSATYFGLLALTQHHPDQAFTQLTKAAALALAIAVGVNLGNEIARLSLRPPGPSAPRKAAKRTRGF, from the coding sequence TTGAACGGCGAGCGGCACGACGGCGGGCGCGGCCCGGACGAGCAACCCCCGGAGCGCCCGCCCGGGCCGTCCGCAGCGCCCGGTGCGCCCGCCGGGGCCGGCGCGCGTGACGTCCCCGGGGTCCGCTCGGGGTTCACCCCGCCCGAGGGCATCCCCGTGGTCGTGCTGCCGCCCGACGACGCCCGCTGGCAGGACCGGATGCGGGCGTACATCCGGCTGCCCGCCACCGAGCGCCCGGCGCTGCCCCCGGGCCGCTCCGAGGCCGCCCCCACCGCCTCCGTGCCGCGTGTCCTCGACCTGACCCTGCGGATCGGCGAACTGCTGCTGGCCGGCGGCGAGGGCGCGGAGGACGTCGAGGCGGCGATGTTCGGCGTGGCCTTCGCCTACGGGCTGGCCCGGGTGGAGCCCACCGTCACCTTCACGCTGATCGGCATCTCGTACCAGCCGTCGCTGACCGAGACCCCGGTCACCATGAGCCGTACGGTCCGCCGCCGCGGCACCGACTACACCCGGCTCGCCGCCGTCTTCCAGCTCGTCGACGCGATCACCGCGCACGAGGCGACCCTGGAGGAGGCGTACCGGCGGCTGACCGTCATCCGCCGCAACCGGCACCCGTACAGCAACTGGACGCTCACCGCCGCCTCGGGGCTGCTCGCGGGCGCGGCCAGCGTGCTGGTCGGCGGCAGCCCGGTGATCTTCGCGGCGGCCGCGCTGGCCGCGATGCTCGGCGACCGGCTGGCCTGGCTGCTGGCCGGACGCGGACTGCCGGAGTTCTACCAGTTCGCGGTCGCCGCGATGCCCGCCGCCGCGATGGGCGTGGTCGTCGACCGCTACGCGCACTGGATCCCGGGCGCGGGCGGTGTGCAGTCCTCCGCGGTCATCACCGGTGGGCTCTTCGCGCTGCTGCCCGGACGCGCCCTGGTCGCCGCCGTCCAGGACGGCCTGACCGGCTACTACATCACCGCGTCGGCCCGGCTGCTCGAAGTGATGTACCTGGTGGTCGGCATCGTCATCGGCGTCACCCTGGTGCTGTACGCGGGGGTGTCGCTGGGCGCCGACCTCAACCCGGAGCTGCGCCTGCGGGCGTACAACCACCCGTGGGTGCAACTGCTCGCCGCGATGGTGGTGACGCTGGCCTTCGCGGTGCTGCTCCAGTGCGACCGCTCGGTGCTGCTGCTGGTCACCCTCAACGGCGGCGTCGCCTGGACGGTCTTCGGGGTGCTCCACCAGAGCGCGGGCGGCAACCAGGTCGCCGCGACCGCCGCCGCGGCGGGCCTGGTCGGCCTCTTCGGGCAGCTGATGGCCCGCTACCGGTATGTCTCGGTGCTCCCGTACGTCACCGCCGCGATCGGGCCGCTGCTGCCCGGCTCGGCGACGTACTTCGGGCTGCTCGCGCTCACCCAGCACCACCCCGACCAGGCGTTCACCCAGCTCACCAAGGCGGCGGCGCTGGCGCTGGCCATCGCGGTCGGCGTCAACCTCGGCAACGAGATCGCCCGCCTCTCGCTGCGGCCCCCCGGCCCCTCGGCCCCGCGCAAGGCGGCCAAGCGCACCCGCGGCTTCTGA
- the dacB gene encoding D-alanyl-D-alanine carboxypeptidase/D-alanyl-D-alanine endopeptidase: MPLGRTWQLVAGSAATGLLVAAGAVAAAGPWESGQRTAERSRAGAYDRATTVSARSAVSGPVLPPAPTAAPVLLPAGTDAPPARALASRLDPLMSAAGLGSIRTGAVIDVATGKSLYDHRGGAATTPASTTKLATAVAALGMLGPDHRLTTSVVATAEDRIVLVGGGDPTLDLGQLADDTAAALTARGTTAVRLSYDTSLYSGSSQHPIGWNENLASVTALMVDEGRLDHSTAGPAQRSYDPAAAAASAFAGLLRDRGVTVEDWPRPGSGKGGTRLAVHRSAPLSELVERMLTNSDNDLAEALARHVALAAGEPGSFAGAAKAIPEALRKYGVPLSGAVFRDGSGLDHDDRLAPVTLARILALAAAPDHAELRPVLTGMPVAGFSGTLAERFRAAPGAGVVRAKTGTLTGTNTIAGIVVAPSGRLLAFSFMTQETSDPAAAEAALDRLAAALTKP, encoded by the coding sequence GTGCCGCTCGGCAGAACGTGGCAGCTCGTGGCGGGGTCCGCCGCGACAGGACTGCTGGTGGCCGCCGGGGCGGTGGCCGCCGCCGGACCGTGGGAGTCGGGGCAGCGGACGGCGGAACGGTCCCGGGCCGGGGCGTACGACCGGGCGACCACGGTGTCCGCGCGTTCCGCGGTGTCCGGGCCCGTCCTGCCGCCCGCGCCGACCGCCGCGCCCGTGCTCCTCCCCGCGGGGACGGACGCGCCGCCCGCCCGGGCGCTCGCCTCCCGGCTCGACCCGCTGATGTCCGCGGCCGGACTCGGCTCCATACGCACGGGCGCCGTGATCGACGTGGCCACAGGGAAGTCGCTCTACGACCACAGAGGCGGCGCCGCGACCACCCCGGCCTCCACCACCAAGCTCGCCACGGCCGTCGCCGCGCTCGGCATGCTCGGGCCCGACCACCGGCTGACCACTTCCGTGGTGGCGACCGCCGAGGACCGGATCGTGCTGGTCGGCGGCGGTGACCCCACCCTCGATCTAGGGCAGCTCGCCGACGACACCGCCGCCGCGCTGACCGCGCGCGGCACCACGGCCGTACGGCTGTCGTACGACACCTCGCTGTACAGCGGCTCCTCGCAGCACCCCATCGGCTGGAACGAGAACCTCGCGTCCGTCACCGCGCTGATGGTGGACGAGGGGCGGCTCGACCACAGCACCGCCGGTCCCGCGCAGCGCTCGTACGACCCGGCGGCCGCGGCGGCGAGCGCCTTCGCGGGCCTGCTGCGGGACCGCGGTGTGACGGTCGAGGACTGGCCGCGTCCGGGCAGCGGCAAGGGCGGTACGCGGCTGGCCGTCCACCGGTCGGCCCCGCTGTCCGAGCTGGTCGAGCGGATGCTGACGAACAGTGACAACGACCTGGCGGAGGCGCTGGCCCGGCACGTCGCGCTGGCCGCCGGGGAGCCGGGCAGCTTCGCCGGGGCGGCCAAGGCGATCCCCGAGGCGCTGCGGAAGTACGGGGTGCCGCTGTCGGGCGCGGTGTTCCGGGACGGCAGCGGGCTGGACCACGACGACCGGCTGGCGCCCGTGACGCTGGCCCGGATCCTGGCGCTGGCGGCCGCGCCGGACCACGCCGAGCTGCGCCCGGTGCTGACGGGGATGCCGGTGGCCGGGTTCAGCGGAACGCTGGCCGAGCGGTTCCGGGCGGCACCGGGGGCCGGGGTCGTGCGCGCCAAGACGGGGACGCTGACCGGGACCAACACGATCGCGGGAATCGTGGTGGCGCCCTCGGGCCGGCTGCTCGCCTTCTCGTTCATGACGCAGGAGACGAGCGACCCCGCGGCGGCGGAAGCGGCCCTCGACCGGCTCGCGGCGGCGCTCACCAAGCCGTAA
- a CDS encoding DedA family protein: MTTLALGPSWLDPDHLINTYGLWGVLLIVFAESGLLIGFFLPGDSLLFTTGLLVATGTLDRPLALVATLIALAAVLGEQVGYLFGRKVGPSLFRRPDSRLFKMENIEKAHAFFEHHGPKAIVMACFVPIVRTFTPIVAGVSRMNYRTFATYNIIGGTLWGAGVTVLGYWLGQIEFVHENIEAMLVLVVFISLVPIGIEYLRSRGKAKTAAPATEGAEGPAGAGAAVAPAEALSAPRSGRHRAQKR, encoded by the coding sequence GTGACGACACTCGCCCTTGGCCCGAGCTGGCTCGACCCCGACCATCTGATCAACACATACGGTCTGTGGGGCGTGCTGCTGATCGTGTTCGCCGAGTCCGGCCTGCTCATCGGATTCTTCCTGCCGGGCGACTCCCTGCTGTTCACCACGGGGCTGCTGGTGGCCACGGGAACGCTGGACCGGCCGCTGGCGCTGGTGGCCACGCTGATCGCGCTGGCGGCCGTCCTGGGTGAGCAGGTCGGCTATCTCTTCGGCCGCAAGGTGGGCCCCTCGCTCTTCCGGCGGCCCGATTCCCGGCTCTTCAAGATGGAGAACATCGAGAAGGCGCACGCATTCTTCGAACACCACGGGCCCAAGGCGATCGTCATGGCCTGCTTCGTGCCGATCGTGCGGACGTTCACCCCGATCGTCGCAGGCGTCAGCCGGATGAACTACCGCACCTTCGCCACCTACAACATCATCGGCGGCACGCTGTGGGGCGCGGGCGTCACCGTCCTCGGTTACTGGCTCGGCCAGATCGAATTCGTGCACGAGAACATCGAGGCGATGCTCGTCCTCGTCGTGTTCATCTCCCTGGTGCCGATCGGGATCGAGTACCTGCGCTCGCGCGGCAAGGCGAAGACCGCCGCGCCGGCTACCGAGGGTGCCGAAGGTCCGGCCGGCGCCGGGGCCGCGGTGGCGCCCGCCGAGGCGCTGTCGGCGCCGCGCAGCGGCCGCCACCGGGCGCAGAAGCGCTGA